Proteins encoded together in one Lepus europaeus isolate LE1 chromosome 13, mLepTim1.pri, whole genome shotgun sequence window:
- the SPMIP9 gene encoding protein SPMIP9, producing MAGVVYPGQAPVDLDIYQSSYMVDYKPYGKYKYSRVTPQEQVKLDTQLRDREFYRPAPSPNPKLSGGYAAFKRPHMTARDLGLPGFFPSQGPVATVEHEDRFTSTCPYTYPASHALYLAQGDPNRLHQSADFPCLLEPERQPASEEGTGYLLLPGCSCPHHHPTVKVPILYRWGPLMPFYQ from the exons ATGGCTGGTGTGGTGTACCCTGGACAG GCCCCCGTGGATTTAGACATATACCAAAGCTCTTACATGGTCGACTACAAACCCTACGGGAAGTACAAATACTCCAGGGTCACGCCGCAAGAG CAGGTGAAGCTTGACACCCAGCTGCGGGACAGAGAGTTCTAcaggcccgcccccagccccaaccccaagCTGTCTGGTGGATACGCTGCCTTCAAAAGACCCCACATGACTGCCAGAGACCTGGGACTCCCTGGCTTCTTCCCGTCACAGGGCCCCGTGGCCACAGTGGAGCACGAGGACAGGTTCACCAGTACCTGCCCTTACACCTACCCGGCTTCCCACGCCCTGTACCTGGCCCAGGGTGATCCCAACCGGCTTCACCAGAGCGCAGACTTCCCATGCCTCCTGGAGCCGGAGCGCCAGCCTGCTTCAGAGGAGGGCACAGGCTACCTTCTCCTGCCCGGCTGCTCCTGCCCTCACCATCACCCAACAGTCAAAGTCCCCATCTTGTACCGGTGGGGACCATTGATGCCGTTTTACCAGTAG